The Echinicola rosea genome has a segment encoding these proteins:
- a CDS encoding chorismate mutase codes for MKDHLKTSEWGLGLKGHVIIAGPCSAETPEQVEKVCLEMKEQNIIPSMFRAGIWKPRTRPGSFEGIGEDGLKWMEIVRNHLNIPITTEVGNTAHVELALKHKVDVLWIGARTTVNPFAVQEIAEALRGTDIPVMVKNPMNPDLQLWIGALERLHAVGINKLAAIHRGFSDAYDKRFRNKPNWSMPIHLKREWKGMEVINDPSHIVGKRDGILEISQRAINFGLDGLMIETHHDPDNAWSDAKQQVTPAQLKDILSKIDFKNTLDAEKPSEKLHDLRTAVDHMDDQLIDLLAERFSVIDQIGAHKREHKLTVFQSDRWKEVMDSRTDKGVKKGLSEKFMKELLFSIHEESVKRQEKQLRAGDPVNKNA; via the coding sequence ATGAAAGATCACTTGAAAACATCGGAATGGGGACTGGGCCTCAAAGGACATGTCATTATCGCCGGGCCTTGTAGCGCCGAAACTCCCGAGCAGGTAGAGAAAGTCTGCCTTGAAATGAAAGAGCAAAACATCATCCCTTCCATGTTCCGTGCGGGCATTTGGAAGCCAAGGACTCGACCGGGAAGCTTCGAAGGAATCGGTGAAGACGGCCTGAAGTGGATGGAGATCGTGCGCAACCACCTCAATATCCCCATCACCACAGAGGTAGGCAATACCGCTCACGTAGAACTTGCCCTTAAGCACAAGGTGGACGTGCTATGGATTGGCGCCAGAACCACCGTCAACCCATTCGCCGTTCAGGAAATCGCCGAAGCACTAAGAGGTACCGACATCCCCGTAATGGTAAAAAACCCGATGAACCCTGATCTTCAACTGTGGATCGGCGCGTTGGAGCGACTGCATGCAGTGGGCATCAACAAGCTGGCAGCTATCCACAGAGGATTCAGTGACGCCTACGATAAACGTTTCAGAAACAAACCAAACTGGTCCATGCCCATTCACCTGAAAAGAGAATGGAAGGGAATGGAAGTGATCAATGACCCCAGCCACATTGTCGGCAAAAGAGACGGTATCCTTGAAATCTCCCAAAGGGCCATTAATTTCGGACTGGACGGCCTGATGATCGAAACCCACCATGATCCTGACAACGCCTGGAGTGATGCCAAACAGCAAGTAACCCCTGCCCAGCTAAAAGATATCCTGTCCAAAATCGACTTCAAAAACACCCTTGACGCTGAAAAACCAAGCGAAAAACTACATGATCTCAGAACAGCAGTAGACCATATGGACGACCAGCTGATCGACCTGCTTGCTGAAAGATTCTCAGTAATCGATCAGATTGGAGCTCACAAAAGAGAACATAAACTCACCGTTTTTCAGTCTGATAGATGGAAAGAAGTAATGGACTCCAGAACTGACAAAGGAGTTAAAAAGGGACTTAGCGAGAAATTCATGAAAGAATTGCTATTTTCGATCCACGAAGAGTCTGTAAAAAGACAAGAAAAGCAACTGAGAGCCGGTGACCCGGTCAACAAAAACGCCTAA